A region of the Micropterus dolomieu isolate WLL.071019.BEF.003 ecotype Adirondacks linkage group LG10, ASM2129224v1, whole genome shotgun sequence genome:
AGGAGCACGTTCAGAGATGAGACTAACAACATACAATGTGGGGAGAACTTTATGGACATGGAGTGTTTCATGATCCTGACCCCCAGCCAGCAGCTGGCGGTGGCTGTGATGTCTCTGACTCTGGGTACCTTCACGGTGCTGGAGAACCTGGTGGTGCTCTGCGTCATCTTTCAGTCCCGCACCCTCCGCTGCAGGCCGTCCTACCACTTCATTGGCAGTCTGGCTGTGGCTGACCTTCTGGGAAGTGTCATATTTGTCTACAGCTTTCTGGACTTCCATGTTTTCCATAGGAAGGACGGCccaaatgtttttctcttcaaGCTGGGTGGAGTCACGGCGTCATATACGGCATCTGTGGGGAGCCTTTTCCTCACTGCCATTGACCGCTACATCTCCATACACCGGCCTCTCGCCTACAGGCGTATCGTGACACGGACCAAGGCTGTCATTGCTTTTATTGTGATGTGGACCATCTCCATCGTCATCGCAGCGCTTCCCCTGCTGGGATGGAACTGTAAACGTCTCAATTCTGTTTGCTCAGACATATTCCCTCTGATTGATGAGAACTACCTGTTGTTCTGGATCGGTGTAACCAGTGTGCTGGTTCTTTTCATTATCTACGCCTACATATATATTCTCTGGAAGGCACACCACCATGCTGTACGAATGCTGAGCCGCACCTCGCAGAAGAGCCTTGTTGTTTACTCAGCAGATGGGACTAAAGTGCAGACCACACGCCCCGAGCAGGCACGCATGGACATCCGTCTGGCAAAGACCCTAGTTCTTATCCTGGTGGTGCTGGTCATCTGCTGGGGCCCATTGCTCGCCATCATGGTTTATGACCTCTTCTGGAAGATGGACGATGACATCAAGACAGTATTTGCATTCTGCAGCATGCTCTGTCTGCTCAACTCCACTGTCAACCCAATCATTTACGCTTTGAGGAGCAAGGACCTGCGGCACGCCTTCCTCAGCTCCTGCCGTGCCTGCAGGGGCAATGCCCAGCAGTTGGACAATAGCCTCGAGTCAGACTGCCAGAACAGAAATGCCAACATTTCTGCCAACAGGGCTGCAGAGAGCTGCGTGAAGACCACTGTGAAAATAGCCAAAGTAACGATGTCTGTGTCCACTGAAACTTCTGCAGAGGCTGTCTAATTGGCCGTCACAGGGGAAACTGTGTAAATGTCATCTTCTCTCAAACAATGCCATTCAACACAATAAAGCAGAAGTTAGGTAttccagagaaaaaaaatcctctaCTCAAAGTATTGACTTACATTCTCACATAGACGCTTTTAGTGGGTGCATTATTTTGTGTCATTGTGTGAGCACATAGTGTGCCAAAGTGCCAAATGGTATTGCAAGTTCATAGAAAGGACTCAAGATTTGAAAGGATTATCAAAGACTATCATAAGTCTGCTGTTTACCATAGACTTCATGATATCCAGTTAGTGGAGGCATAT
Encoded here:
- the cnr1 gene encoding cannabinoid receptor 1 codes for the protein MKSVLEDVADTTFRTITSGLQYLGSNDANYDDPLNDVDFKGSFSLQKPLSAFRSNSFPNKVPADEELILKGIPFYPTNATDLFGNRSTFRDETNNIQCGENFMDMECFMILTPSQQLAVAVMSLTLGTFTVLENLVVLCVIFQSRTLRCRPSYHFIGSLAVADLLGSVIFVYSFLDFHVFHRKDGPNVFLFKLGGVTASYTASVGSLFLTAIDRYISIHRPLAYRRIVTRTKAVIAFIVMWTISIVIAALPLLGWNCKRLNSVCSDIFPLIDENYLLFWIGVTSVLVLFIIYAYIYILWKAHHHAVRMLSRTSQKSLVVYSADGTKVQTTRPEQARMDIRLAKTLVLILVVLVICWGPLLAIMVYDLFWKMDDDIKTVFAFCSMLCLLNSTVNPIIYALRSKDLRHAFLSSCRACRGNAQQLDNSLESDCQNRNANISANRAAESCVKTTVKIAKVTMSVSTETSAEAV